Genomic segment of Streptomyces alboniger:
CCGTACCTTCGGACGGTCTCCGTACGAGTGATCGGCTCGGGCCGGAGCGGCACATCGCCCCTCCGGTGGGCCACAACACCCCTCGGGACCGGATACCCTTTGACCTGACACGCAGACTTGCAACGCACCCCACAACAGCACACGCGGCCGAGGAGTCACCCGGATGAGCACCACCCAGAGCGAGAGGCTGCGGCAACTACTGGAACCGCTCGTCAGCTCCCAGGATCTGGATCTCGAAGAGATCGAAGTGGCCTCGGTCGGACGCAAGCGAGTGCTGAGAGTCGTCATCGACTCCGACGACGGTGTGGATCTGGACCAGATCGCGGAAGTGAGCCGCCTGCTCTCCGCGAAGCTCGACGAGACCGACGCAATGGGCGAGGGGGAGTACGACCTCGAGGTCGGTTCCCCCGGCGCCGAGCGCGCGCTGACCGAGCACCGCCACTATCTGCGCGCTGTCGACCGCCTGGTGAAGTTCCGGCTGACCGAGGGCGACGAGCTGGTCGCCCGCATCCTCACGGTGGACGACGAGGGGCTCGACCTCGAGGTGCCCGGCGTGAAGGGCCGTAAGGCCACCACCCGCCGGATCGCCTTCGACGAGATCGACAAGGCTCGGGTGCAGGTCGAGTTCAACCGCAAGGACAAGCAAGACAAGCAGGACATGAAGGAAGAGGAGGAGGCGTAGCCGTGGACATCGACATGAGTGCCCTGCGGGGTCTGGTACGGGAGAAGGAGATCTCCTTCGACCTCCTCGTCGAGGCGATCGAGTCGGCCCTCCTCATCGCCTACCACCGCACCGACGGCAGCTTCCGCCGCGCGCGTGTGAAGCTGGACCGCGACAGCGGCCACGTGACGGTATGGGCGACGGAGGACCCGGCGGACCTCGAAGAGGGCCAGGAGCCCAAGGAGTTCGACGACACGCCGTCCGACTTCGGCCGCATCGCCGCGACGACCGCCAAGCAGGTCATCCTCCAGCGTCTGCGCGACGCCGAGGACGACGCCACGCTCGGTGAGTACGCCGGGCGCGAGGGCGACATCGTCACCGGCGTGGTCCAGCAGGGCCGCGACCCGAAGAACGTGCTGGTCGACATCGG
This window contains:
- the rimP gene encoding ribosome maturation factor RimP, with product MSTTQSERLRQLLEPLVSSQDLDLEEIEVASVGRKRVLRVVIDSDDGVDLDQIAEVSRLLSAKLDETDAMGEGEYDLEVGSPGAERALTEHRHYLRAVDRLVKFRLTEGDELVARILTVDDEGLDLEVPGVKGRKATTRRIAFDEIDKARVQVEFNRKDKQDKQDMKEEEEA